The DNA region tcgagaaaaagaatttaaaaatattctgagttaatttcttgcctttttGTTGTTGAACGTAACAATGAGTTACTTttgagaaatcatgaagcgcgcccagctggtgccgccccattttctgaagtaaatgcggcaaatcattaccccagaagaggtgaATGGCAAAGTTTTAGTAacgagaaaaattatggaaggaaaagaaagtATGTTCACAAATGATCTCACTAGAAGTGGGATATAGAAAGAAGCAAtgggcaaagtaaatcaattgaggataaatgcttccgttgtggtggaaatggCCATTGGACAGGTATTGGAAAtgaccattggtcacgtacctgtcgtacctcaaggcacctagttgatctttatcaagcatccttgaaaaaggatgacaaaggaaagaaaacaaattttgtttcaaattatgaaaattccaccactcattatgatgcaTCTAATTTTTTTGAGGATCTTGAAgaaaatattggctatttgattaatgatgaaatagtttaatatgtgtgtttgttaagtatgcATGTGAATAATTCtactgtgcatgtacttttactaattttattattattattatttgcatatGAAGAAAAATGACAAGGACATATTGTGAAGATATTTGTCTtatggatagtgcaagttcgcacactattcttaaaagtaatatatattttatccatcttgtaccaaaagaagagtattttaatactattattggctcgtgATAGAatgctccggaagagctataattttgttttctggaggaacaaaatttataataaataatgcactattatctaccaagtctctgaggaacttgttgagtttcaaagatattcgccgaaatggatatcatattgaaacaatgaatgaggaaaattatgagtatttatgtatcacaactcatgatttaaataaaaaggttaaattagaaaagttaccatcactttcatctgggttgtattatagcaagattagtgcaattgaatcacatgccattgtaaaccagaagtttactagcccaaatgaattcataacttggcacgaccaattgggtcatccgggaacaaccatgatgaggaggattattgaaaactcccatggacattcactaaagaaccagaagattcttaaaactagtgaattttgttgtgctgcatgttctcagagaaagttaattttaaggccatcaccagtaaagattggatttgagtcccttgaattcctagaaaggattcaaggtgatatatgtgaacctattcatccaccatgtggatcttttagatattttatggtcctgatagacgcatcttcgaaatagtcacatgtgtgcttattgtcttctcgcaacctggcgtttgcgagattactggctcaaattattcaattaaaagcacaatttctagaaaatccaatcaaagcaattcattttgataatgctggtgaatttacttcccaagcatttgatgcttattgtatggctaatagaataagtgttgaacatccagtagcttatgttcacacacaaaatgggttagtagaatcacttattaaacgcctccaattgattgctagacccttacttatgagaacaaatctcccaactttggtttggggcatgctattttacatgccacagcacttattcgtttgaggccaacgagttaccatcagttctcttcTATGCACTTATTcgagtgtgcgatatatgttccattgcaccacctaatcgcaccaaaatgggaccaaaaaaaaaattggaaatatatgttggatatgattttccctctatagtgaggtatcttgagatacaaactggagacgTATTTAAatcccggtttgcggattgtcattttgatgaatcaaaatttccaacattagggggagagaataagcttcctgaaaaggaacttaattggaatgcatcatccttgatgcatttagatccttgatcaaggcaatgtgaactagaagttcaaaagattatacatttgtaaagaatagcaaatgaattacctgatgcattttccaatacaaagaggataaccaagtcgAACATACCAGCGAAAAatccttggtttttactagcatgtcgtcggcAGAACCCACATCAACCACTATGAAGTCGATGCTTAGAGTTTTGGATCTTACCCATTTTTCGAAAGTTGTATGTAGGGGTATGAACCCTAGTGACTTTATTGGTGTATCCCCCAGCCCATATACAGTGTCAGGGTAAGCTCTTAACTCCTTCTCATCCAACCCCAGCTTATCGAATGCTAGTTTGAACAGGATGTCGGCTGAGCTTCCCTGATCCACCAGGGTTCTGTGAAGATCGGTATTAGCAAGGATCATGGTTATCACAACTACATCATCATGTCCAGGGATGATACCTTGCCTATCTTCTTTAGTAAAAGAGATGGTTGGGAGGTCGGGGGCTTTACCCACGACTTGGTAGACTTCCTTCAAGTGTCTCTTGCGAGATGACTTTGTGAGGCCGCCTCCATCGAATCCTCccgagatcatatgtatatgtctttCCGGAGtctgtggtggtgggtctcttcggtCCTCGTCATCTTGCTTTCTCTTGCCATGATGGTCTGACCTTTTCATGAGATATCTGTCCAGctgaccttctctggccagcttttctatcacatttttgaggtcgtaacaATCATTTTTTGAGTGGCTATATAGCTTATGGTACTCATAGTAGTCGCCACGGCTCCCCCCTTTGTTTTTTATGGGCCCAGGGGGAGGTAGTCTTTCAATATGACAAATTTTCCTATAGACATCAACTAGGAAAACTCGCAGAGGAGTATAGGAGTGATATCTCCTAGGCCTCTCAAGGCCGACCTCCTCTTTCTTTTTgggctctctttctttctcttttgatgAGTGGGAGTGCCCAGATCGCCAACTTGACTCTCAAAGTCTGGCGTTtttttccatgttgatgtacttcttagctctttcctgtacatcaatCAGGGAGGTCGGGTGCCTTTTCGAGATGGACTGGGAGAAGGGGCATTCTCGGAGTCCATTTACTAGGCCCATAATTACTGTCTCTGTAGacaggtcttgaatctctaaacacgctttattgaacctttccatgtagtcccTCAAAGGTTCTCCGACCTCTTGTTTTACctccaggaggctcggtgcgtgTTTTACTTTATCATTCTGGATGGAAAATTGCATCAGGAACTTTCGCGAGAGGTCATCAAAGCTGGTGACCGACCTCGGGGGAagactatcgaaccacttcatcgctgctttcgctATGGTCGTCGGAAAGGCCTTGCAGCGAGTAGCATCAGAAGCGTCGGCcaaatacatccgacttttaaaattgCTTAAGTGATGCTTCGGGTTGGTGGtcccgtcgtagaggtccatattagggcttttgaagtttctcggaacctttgccctcattatgtcctaaCTGAAAGGGTCTTCTCCTCCCAAGGGCGAGTCCTCTCTATCGCTGCGAGAGTTCCGACTTTGAAGAGCGGATTCTAACCTTAGGAGCTTTTCTTCAAGCTCCTTTCGTCGCCCAATCTCATTCCTGAGATTTCTCTCTGCCTCTCACTGATGCTCCAGCTCTTGCTCCAACTGTTCCAGGCGCCCTTGGTGGCCGTGGAACAGTCCATGAAATCAGCTGCATGGGGTTGTCCCTCCTTTTCTGATTCGCGCCCTTCAGGGGAGTTTACTTTCGGGTCTTTTACCCCTgaagtcactacaagaaaaaacaatatttgtaacaaaaaaattgttacaaaaaatcgaaattttgaaacaaaaggattttgtaacaaaaaaagggccGTTGctgtatgtcccgttacaaaaagtttttgtaacaaaaaacgaaactgttacaattcaaagtgatattttgtaacaaatttttctgatacaaaaaaccaaaaatcattacaaaagtggtaacaaattttgatcttcaaggtatttttggtgacaatctattttttcctatcataaaattttgttacaaaatgtaacttgattttgtaacattttttttagttacaaaagtaaaataattattttgtaacatttttttaattaactaatatattaactattttattaAGCAAGTCTACatgtatataatatgtaaaaacatacataattcaaacatgcatcatttagctaaaattgttttaaaacaaaataacattagtaagtacattgattagttctacaagttatatgtcttgcacaagttcaaccaaaagttaaaagttctaacatagattagtgtctctatgaatcaaaatattcttgaacCCTCAAAGTAGCATgtggtcaccatttcagcactcctataaataaaaaaatccgaAACAAAAAGTTAGGTGCATAGTCAAAAGAAATATCTTGAGGCAATCAGAAATCATGTAGCAAACAAGGGTATATTTTGACACAGAAATTCGTCAAATAGAACTTGTTtgctcaaacaacacaatgcAGTTTAATTGAGCAACTAAATAGGACAACAACCAAATAGTGAATAACAAAACCCGAAGCTTCTAGTTTCCAACAACCAAAACAGTGAAACACTTAGCCGGATAATCAATCAATTGAGCTTAGCaaaagttgaaaaccaaaagtaattaaataccaactcaatcaattaattgaatcAAAGATGAATATTGAAAACAGATTAAGATAAATTTCGGCATCATTTTAGCAGTAAATTTTCCTATTTCACAATTTCAAtcaatcaattcaaattccatatgaattctttgacagttaaaaacacaaaaaatcataatgAATTCATAGGAAGGAAGTAAATAAGCCAATTCCAGCAAGAAAACATGAGGAAACAATTAAAACCAATCCAACCAGCAAGAAGCAGAGCAGCACTCAACAGAACAACAATCAATAGTCCATCATACAGCACCCAAAATAGTAAAATGAACAAAGGTAATGGATTCAGGCAGCATTCTATTCATTGAAGTCAATAAGCATTACACTTGCAAGCAGCAGGGGCACAACAGTTTATCCATTAATTCAATAGAAAATCAATCAAGCCAAACTAAACGATTTCAGCAACAGatttatcaataaaattaatCTCAGTTCAGCAACCATCATCTATTCCAACACAAACAACAATAACTCAGCAGCATTTCCTTTCTCATTGAATTTAGCAATCATTCAACAAGCAAGCAATGAGGGGGAAAAATCAGCAGCAACCAACAGTAAGTATAGAGCAGCAATAACAACTTAATGTGAGAAATTATTCAACAATAAATGCACACACAATGCAATCACTATAAACACAAGTAACTATTCGAATGGTATTTATGTCATTTCCAACAACATATTACACCAATTGAAACTATGATAACATTAAATGAATTCAAGGACTGAAACCATaaacaattaactttaaaatggATTCGATCTATGTTTAGTCTTCCATACATAGATGATGCATGTATGTTAACAAGGAACAAAACTAACTATTGATGAATATAAGAAGAGGAATATACCTCTATTTTAGAATACCGGAAACTCTGACCAATTTGCTTGACCAAGGAAGCATCATCTTCAGCTCCTACAGATAGGTGGGCAAATACAATCAGTTCAATTAAGTTTCAGGCTTCAAGCCAAACCCCAAACCATTACTCATTAtcatttataagaaaaaatatcattggcattcaataattaaaagaatcaccatgacTAAGCAATGAACAATTAAAATCAGTAAGTATTGGTGGTATTAACGCGCACACAACAACAGTACTCAACattggatcaattaaaaataaagtttacatTATCAGGATTCAGGACCCTGTGTTGCATTATCAAAAAAacataagaaaactaaaaaaactgTCCATTTTAAAATAGATTGTATTTGCAATGAAGAAGTCTGggcaaatttatttagaataatgaAATTGGCAAACAAGTCCAACCTTAAATTTCCTCATCTTCAAGAGGCGCATCCTTGTCAAACTCAAATCGCTTCCAGCCCTTGCCTTTTTCTGAGTCTTGAGCAGCTGCATTAAAAAATATCCCACGAAATCAAGTTAGTACAACATGTATAAACCAGCACACTTGCACACTGTGcgattttttgaatcaaatcttttttctgtTGATCGTTGGAGACATGGCAAACAAGGGCCAAAACTTCAATTCCTTTAGCCCTAAGTTTCTCTGCAGCCTCGTCAATATTTTGCTGTAGAAACAAGGAAGTTGAGTAATGAATATAATTAATTGGAggcaaagaggaagagaaagggaaaaggaccTGCTTGCGAGAAGAGATGACGACGGAACAGAGGTTGCGACGGCGAACGGCGGATCTGATGCGTGAGAAGGCATCGCGagctccctctctttctctcttcatgGATCTATCTCCCGGCGGTGGATCGACGGCTCTGTAGTAACGGTGTGGCTGGATGCGACGGCGGCCTCCCTCCAGCGGTGGCGATAGGGCGCGAACGGCGATGGCAGCGAGGCTGGCTCCACAGCGCTGCAACTTAAGGACGGCGAGGTGGTAATAGCTCGCAAGGATGACGTCGATAGGGCTCCTTGTGACGGTCACGGTCTTCCTTCCCTCGGCAGCGTCAACGGCGACGATGGGTTCAGTGCCGCCGGCGCAGCTccccctctcttcctctccttttctccctttcttttcccCCTTTCTCCTCTTCGCTCCctctgtttttttctttctttcttttcgtcTGTTTTCAGAAGTTGAGTATTGGGTTTTTGAGAAGGGATGGCGGTGGTGAATGGTAGTAAGACGGTGGGGTGAAAGGGTTAGGGTTTGTGTATAGAATTAGGGATTTTGGGTTTAATttgagtaaaatatttttaataaaattggagcataaagtattaatatttgaaaaactaacataatctctaaactttaaaatattatttgtgatataaaaatacttattgattctcaataaattactctaattaaaaatacatggtaataaaattaattttttttatctttaaaataatattatttaatcataaatttacaaattaattttaataaaatattctaattaaagtattagagataatataattaattttctttgtttataaaaattaaagtattaaattccaaaatctaaattatttaaaccaaatcatataaagtttttattattttatatttgctaaattttataatttaaatataaaaaataattcaataattataaaatcagataaaatcttaaattattttaaactcaattaatcagaatttattttaattatctttaatagaataattttagggattaaaatacttaatgataaataaatgtaaattagtttttaataagatcttctaaaatttttaagtcttACACActacataaaaatttttaatttttgaaataaaataaaattatttttaaaaaaatatatacacaattttttttactcttaaaatgtttaacattttgaaaaaaaattgttataaaatatacttatattttgggACAAATAATTCACTTAttacaaacaatattgaattttgtgacaaattaattttttgttacaaaacaactggagtttttaaaacaaaaagttgttttgttacaaaaaattagagtttttgaaaaaaaaaatattttgttacaaaatattttgaatttttgcaacttgtttttttttgttacaaaatattacaatattttgtaacaaaacaccatctcgttacaaaaataacataatttgtaacagaATAAAAcatgttgttacaaaatattatcatattttgtaacaacttgtacATTATCCTTTTGTAACAATcactaattattattacaaaatactatttttttgtaacaattttaaatttgatacaaattttttgttacaaatgttctattttcttgtagtgagtgcTTTCTCTATGCTGGTTAGTCGCTCCTTGATGAGTGACTATATCCCTGTTGTCGTTTCCAACGTCCTGATTCTCTTGCTCGGAATCGGATGCTGTGTTGCCATCTTCGTGCAAGTcgtcctccatcactgattgatCTCTCGTGTCctcggcaacgacgccaatgttaTGATGGTTAATCGGAACTTAATGGGCTGGACTTGTAAGGTTGGCCCGATCGTCTGATGGAGGAGGTTTCCGACTTGGTTCGCGTCAAGGAGCCGCCGTCCGACTTGTACATATTGATGGGATGGGGAATGGTATCTGTAAAGACACTTCGATGCCTAAGTTATTAAAGGGTTTGTCACAGGTATAAgtatattggaacttagagatacatgaggggtgtcagtgtatttatagtggtgaactaaTAACCactgttggagtagttccaccttttaaggtggataaccgtccctttatcttagggaagttgagatatgcCTTCTAGAAGTGGGTTAAGAGATTTTAAAGGCAGTTGCTTATTTGAATAAGGGTTATCTGCCAGCTTTCCTTCAAGCCCGACTTCTTGGGAGTGAAGCGCATGTAAAATCTGACTTTTTCGAAGAAGGTCGGTTGTCGGTGAAGACCAATCTTTAAATTGGGTCTTTTTAACTTATTTGGATCTTTAAATtgggtctttttaatttatttggatCTGGACTCTAATATTAGGTcagagaacaaaaaatatttaataatacatAACGAAATAAACAAGTAGTTTCAACCAAATTCTTATTAATTAGAtgacttaaaaaaattaagattttgcaTTGTTGCTACTCgtacttttttcttcttcctaGCTCCTTCGAGTCTTCTTCCCTCCTGGCTCCTGCTTCTCTTTATTCCGTTGTtccccttttttcttttaattcctcTTCCTTGTTATgtatttttatccttttctttttgtcGTGTTTGATATAATTtgtgttgtttaatttatatattcGTTCTCACAATATATATGTATTCGTAAGTTTTAGAGTAAATGCTTTTTTCGATCCCTAATCATTTGTCTGATGGACTTTTCATTccctaacaaatttaaaaattcaaatcggtccctatctattttaatatatatacgtTTCAGTTCCTATCTACTTTGAGTAAATGTCTTTCTAATTCTTGATAATGTCCTTTCCGGTCCCTAATCAGGACTAGAACGTACATATATCAAAGTAGATAAAGAccgatttaaatttttagatttattagaGAGTGAAAAATCCATCAGACAAATAATTAGGAATCGAAAAAAACatttactctaaattttaaaaaagttatgtATTTTTCATAGAATTTGATTTTAcgtaaaataaattaagattaaataactaattttttaaaaggtTGGTGAAACAATTAAAAACATTTATTCATTTAATATCATCTCTTAGTATgtgtaaaattttgaattaaattctaTTACAGTATGTTATAAGGTATATTAATAAAGGAAAGGTAAAGTAACAAGTCGTTTTACTTACCTCAAAGTTGACCTGAACTGAGAAGTCATGGCAGACCAAGATTGACTCATAAGTTGTTTTTTTCCTTGTAATTTTCCACAGCCTGTCACAGGACTAATTAATCATGTTGTCATAGAATGAGACAAAGATCCAGAGAAATTTCAAGTAGGAAGAAATCTCAATAGACCACGTATGCACGGTATGGTGTAACATACATTATTGGAAGACCAATAATTAACAATGAGAAATGAAGGAAGTTAATACtttttaatattagttaatattttaaattaatattttattttcatgatgTGAATGTAAATTAatcgaattatttatttttcaatttattagtCAACTCTCTTTGAAAATTGTAAAAAGTATTCTTTTACaaatgtttttattattatttcgacTCATATTTTTCTAAAAGTGAATTCTACTCTAATAGCtctgaataaattaaaataggataTGAGGATTTTTTATTCCCTAACAACTAAAGTATTTTTTCATTCTTTCATATATTAAGAGAttttacttgaaaaaaaaaatatattccaaATTAATAGATTTAGATGCATAaccataattataaattttaatgtaTGAAATCTTGTAGcactttttaatgaaattttacaTTGATTagtattatacaaaaaaaatctattattataaaaactaatataattaaatttattcctcataaataaatgtattgaaatTTACGATCTCATTATTTtcctataaaataaaaagagctaTTTCATAAAATATACTTTTAAGAAATTGCTCCATAAATTTTATATCTATCTATACGAAAAAAAATCTGATAACGAGAGAATTTTTAtttgtacaaatagtattttaaatttggaaCGATATGTAAAAATTAACGACACTTGTTTATTTTTGAGTTGTTCTGTCAAATTAgtcgtttaaaattttttatctctacccaaacctgattaaaaataaaatcacttttTATAGATTTGTTAAGAATAATTCTAATCTAATTCATAGCTTTATTAGAAGTAGAAGACGTTACGATacttaaaaatcaaaatattaattaaatattaataaaaaataataaattttatttttcatatacatATCTAAAAGTTCATTGTCTTTTCTCAATCAAGAGGTTAATTATGAGTTAGAGTTTTATTTTAGAGATGAAAAAAAATACATTTCGTGGTCGACAGCCCAACACTTTATTATTAAGTAAATAATTTAGAAAGAAGATTAGTTACTACGTTTTAAGTACAGTGAAAAAGTTTATACTTcttgttagaaaattatttatCAGAAGCATCTTGTGAAATACTTTTTGGCGATAgtaaattattttgtttttaatttaaataaattataattattaattaactaatataccGAGGAAGAGAAAAGAAATGGCAGTTAGGTAATTTGATGAGGAGATACTGATGTGT from Arachis hypogaea cultivar Tifrunner chromosome 10, arahy.Tifrunner.gnm2.J5K5, whole genome shotgun sequence includes:
- the LOC140175773 gene encoding uncharacterized protein, which codes for MDLYDGTTNPKHHLSNFKSRMYLADASDATRCKAFPTTIAKAAMKWFDSLPPRSVTSFDDLSRKFLMQFSIQNDKVKHAPSLLEVKQEVGEPLRDYMERKICHIERLPPPGPIKNKGGSRGDYYEYHKLYSHSKNDCYDLKNVIEKLAREGQLDRYLMKRSDHHGKRKQDDEDRRDPPPQTPERHIHMISGGFDGGGLTKSSRKRHLKEVYQVVGKAPDLPTISFTKEDRQGIIPGHDDVVVITMILANTDLHRTLVDQGSSADILFKLAFDKLGLDEKELRAYPDTVYGLGDTPIKSLGFIPLHTTFEKWVRSKTLSIDFIVVDVGSADDMLVKTKDFSLITHKSTRRSGREQIWEWRWEQGDILPLCPVDIPTLHHIKA